One region of Collinsella aerofaciens ATCC 25986 genomic DNA includes:
- a CDS encoding helix-hairpin-helix domain-containing protein produces the protein MAQREQHERVKKMDRWADKLLGHKAVVMAILVVIAMASGLAMANLGGGTGGVSFERTDGSGSLVEPGSGDASSGKTSEGSSSKASAAAEVYVDVDGAVVSPGVYRVKDGARVAQAIDAAGGLAPEADVTGLNRASKVVDGQKIHVPTVGEQQASIAEAGVDGGASASLGVSGATGLVNINTASAAELQTLSGIGPSMAQSIIDERTKNGAFASVDDLMRVSGIGEKKLAKIKDCICV, from the coding sequence ATGGCGCAGCGCGAACAACACGAACGGGTCAAAAAGATGGACCGCTGGGCGGACAAGCTGCTCGGTCACAAGGCAGTGGTGATGGCGATACTGGTCGTCATTGCGATGGCGAGCGGCTTGGCGATGGCGAACCTTGGCGGCGGTACTGGCGGCGTGTCGTTTGAGCGCACTGATGGTTCGGGCTCGTTAGTGGAGCCGGGATCCGGCGATGCCTCGAGCGGAAAGACATCCGAAGGCTCTTCGTCTAAGGCGTCTGCCGCGGCAGAGGTTTATGTCGATGTTGATGGTGCCGTTGTGTCGCCCGGTGTATATCGCGTCAAGGACGGCGCGCGGGTGGCTCAGGCGATAGATGCCGCCGGCGGGCTGGCGCCCGAGGCAGACGTTACGGGGCTCAATCGGGCATCCAAGGTCGTCGATGGGCAGAAGATTCACGTTCCAACGGTGGGGGAGCAGCAGGCGTCCATTGCGGAAGCCGGTGTTGATGGTGGGGCTTCCGCATCATTGGGCGTGAGTGGCGCAACGGGCCTAGTCAACATCAATACGGCAAGCGCGGCAGAGCTGCAGACGCTCTCGGGCATCGGTCCCTCCATGGCACAGTCGATTATCGATGAGCGTACAAAGAACGGTGCTTTTGCCTCGGTTGACGATCTGATGCGTGTGTCGGG
- the thiI gene encoding tRNA uracil 4-sulfurtransferase ThiI, with protein MAARVCLVHYHEVGLKGKNRAHFEHILMDNIKAALAAFSVNAVSRISGYILVTFNEHQADEAARVIRTVPGVARVSLAYHTNRDPQEYCAAAVKALREFGSFDSFKVHAKRSNTDYELTSIDINRQVGEVLCEAFPDKKVQMHDPDAMVHVLVVQGSVYVYARSERGVGGLPVGSAGKVVTLLSSGIDSPVATWMLARRGAVCVPVHFSGRPQTPDTSEYLVQDIIRALEPGVQIGRLYVVPFGDCQREISVTCPSNLRVIMYRRIMYSVAERIAHIEGAKAIVTGESLGQVASQTLENIMAVNEAVKIPVFRPLIGSDKQEIIARAEEIGTFDISTEAAPDCCTLFMPRRPETHAKLDAVHEAWELFDHEEMIERLLKQTEYIDFESNTYKAPKTLKRKHSELAPREIYQDHE; from the coding sequence ATGGCAGCTCGCGTCTGTCTGGTCCACTATCACGAGGTTGGACTGAAGGGCAAGAACCGCGCACATTTTGAGCATATCCTCATGGATAACATCAAGGCGGCCTTGGCCGCCTTTTCCGTGAATGCCGTGTCTCGAATTTCCGGTTATATCCTCGTGACCTTTAACGAGCATCAGGCCGATGAGGCGGCGCGTGTCATTCGCACCGTTCCCGGCGTTGCTCGTGTGTCTTTGGCGTATCACACTAACCGCGACCCGCAGGAGTACTGCGCCGCCGCCGTGAAGGCGCTGCGCGAGTTTGGTTCCTTCGATTCGTTTAAGGTGCACGCCAAGCGCTCCAATACTGACTATGAGCTCACCTCGATTGACATCAATCGTCAGGTGGGCGAGGTGCTGTGCGAGGCGTTTCCTGATAAAAAGGTTCAGATGCACGACCCCGATGCGATGGTGCACGTACTGGTGGTCCAGGGTAGCGTTTATGTGTACGCGCGCTCCGAGCGCGGCGTGGGCGGTCTGCCGGTGGGTTCTGCCGGCAAGGTCGTGACGCTGCTTTCCTCGGGTATCGATTCTCCGGTGGCGACCTGGATGCTCGCGCGTCGCGGCGCGGTGTGCGTGCCGGTACATTTCTCAGGTCGTCCGCAGACGCCCGACACGAGCGAGTATTTGGTGCAGGACATCATCCGTGCGCTTGAGCCGGGTGTCCAGATCGGCCGCCTGTACGTGGTGCCGTTTGGCGACTGCCAGCGTGAGATTTCGGTCACCTGTCCCAGCAACCTGCGCGTGATCATGTATCGCCGCATTATGTATTCGGTTGCCGAGCGCATTGCACACATCGAGGGCGCCAAGGCCATCGTGACGGGCGAATCGCTTGGACAGGTTGCCTCCCAAACGCTTGAGAATATCATGGCCGTTAACGAGGCCGTGAAGATTCCCGTGTTCCGTCCTCTCATCGGTTCGGACAAGCAGGAGATCATCGCGCGCGCCGAGGAGATTGGTACGTTCGATATCTCGACTGAGGCCGCTCCCGACTGCTGCACGCTGTTTATGCCGCGTCGTCCCGAGACGCACGCTAAACTCGATGCCGTGCATGAGGCCTGGGAGTTGTTCGATCACGAGGAGATGATCGAGCGCCTACTCAAGCAGACTGAGTACATCGACTTCGAAAGCAACACGTATAAGGCCCCCAAGACCTTAAAACGCAAACATTCGGAGCTTGCTCCGCGTGAGATTTACCAAGATCACGAGTAA
- a CDS encoding DNA-directed RNA polymerase subunit omega, with translation MSVVKPCIDDLLEKTDHNRFLLASLASKRACDINSMLRGQHNRVLAVQDVDDITIGLSGADTISMAMDEIVDGDISYDEARYEKALGHKVAEA, from the coding sequence GTGTCCGTTGTAAAGCCTTGCATTGACGATCTTCTGGAGAAGACCGATCACAACCGCTTCCTGCTCGCTTCGCTTGCCTCCAAGCGCGCCTGCGATATCAATAGCATGCTGCGTGGCCAGCACAACCGCGTGCTTGCCGTCCAGGATGTCGATGACATCACCATCGGGCTTTCCGGTGCCGACACCATCTCGATGGCTATGGACGAGATTGTCGACGGCGACATCTCTTACGACGAGGCCCGTTACGAGAAGGCGCTCGGCCACAAGGTTGCTGAAGCCTAA